In the Wyeomyia smithii strain HCP4-BCI-WySm-NY-G18 chromosome 2, ASM2978416v1, whole genome shotgun sequence genome, one interval contains:
- the LOC129722181 gene encoding 6-phosphofructo-2-kinase/fructose-2,6-bisphosphatase isoform X4 translates to MAAKDDNTNDTMKSLGWKFLNKETFGNGERANYVNSPHVIAMVGLPARGKTYISKKLSRYLNWIGINTKVFNLGEYRRHATDAYRSHEFFRPDNEAAMAIRQHCAEMALVDVCQWLENGGEVAVFDATNSTRERRRMIKEIIVHKMGYKLFFVESVCDDPQIIEQNIMEVKVSSPDYRNMNMDEALSDFRLRIEHYQERYEPLDEEIEKMLSYMKIYNTGEKVVVHKHEGHIQSRIVYYLMNIHITPRTIYLTRHGESEHNLKGLIGGDSNLSDRGRRYSQSLAKFISEQHIEGLRVWTSWLKRTIQTVADVNAPQERWKALNEIDAGICEEMTYEDIQSKFPEEFKARDQNKFAYRYPRGESYEDLVVRLEPVMMELERQGNVLVVSHQAVLRCVLAYFLDKTADELPYLKVPLHTIIKLTPVAYGCKVEHIKLPIDAVDTHRAKPEISDESFGSDELSLNGDDSPLSSRNGTCSR, encoded by the exons ATGGCGGCGAAAGACGATAACACGAATGATACCATGAAATCACTCGGGTGGAAATTCCTCAACAAGGAGACCTTTGGTAACG GTGAACGGGCAAACTATGTAAACAGTCCACATGTCATCGCGATGGTGGGCCTGCCCGCGCGTGGTAAAACGTACATCTCGAAGAAGCTGTCCCGCTATCTGAACTGGATCGGCATCAACACGAAGGTATTTAACTTGGGCGAGTACCGGAGGCACGCCACCGACGCCTACCGCAGCCATGAGTTCTTCCGACCGGACAACGAAGCTGCCATGGCTATCCGGCAGCACTGTGCCGAAATGGCACTGGTGGACGTCTGCCAGTGGCTGGAGAATGGTGGTGAAGTAGCG GTATTCGACGCCACTAATTCTACCCGCGAACGACGCCGAATGATCAAGGAAATCATCGTGCACAAGATGGGCTACAAGCTCTTCTTCGTGGAGTCGGTTTGTGACGATCCTCAAATTATTGAGCAGAATATTATG GAAGTGAAGGTGAGCAGCCCTGACTATCGTAACATGAACATGGACGAAGCGCTGTCCGACTTTCGGCTGCGGATTGAACACTACCAGGAACGCTACGAACCGCTGGACGAGGAGATTGAGAAGATGCTGTCGTACATGAAGATCTACAACACCGGTGAGAAGGTGGTCGTCCACAAGCACGAGGGACACATCCAGTCCCGCATCGTGTACTATCTGATGAACATTCACATCACCCCGAGGACAATCTATCTGACGCGG CACGGTGAAAGTGAGCACAACCTGAAGGGATTGATCGGTGGCGATTCGAACCTTAGCGACCGAGGACGCCGTTATTCTCAATCATTGGCCAAGTTTATTTCGGAACAGCACATCGAAGGACTACGGGTCTGGACCTCGTGGTTGAAACGTACCATTCAGACCGTGGCTGACGTCAATGCTCCGCAGGAGCGTTGGAAGGCACTCAATGAAATCGACGCT GGAATTTGCGAGGAAATGACTTACGAGGACATTCAATCGAAATTTCCGGAGGAATTCAAGGCACGTGATCAGAACAAATTCGCTTATCGCTACCCGCGAGGTGAAAGCTACGAGGATTTGGTAGTTCGGCTGGAACCGGTCATGATGGAGCTGGAACGGCAGGGCAACGTGCTGGTCGTGTCGCACCAGGCCGTACTGCGCTGTGTATTGGCGTATTTCCTAGACAAAACGGCAG ATGAGCTTCCCTATCTGAAAGTGCCTCTGCATACGATTATCAAGCTGACCCCGGTCGCCTACGGGTGCAAGGTGGAGCATATCAAGCTTCCCATTGACGCGGTAGACACACATCGTGCCAAGCCAGAG